One window of Deltaproteobacteria bacterium genomic DNA carries:
- a CDS encoding GAF domain-containing protein, with protein sequence MTVRSGKDCLDSGIHIQNLIDIGIALSSETDLTRLLEKIVSELRRWTQADGGSLYLREEDALHFAVAQNDTLARLRGCDCQLFKPYRIPINEGSIAGYAALTGTILNIPDVRQLPPEFPYHFNASYDIRFEYQTCSLLVVPLKDHLGEVLGVLELINALNDQGEVIPFDPRYDDIVRSLASQAAVAINNARLIQTIKGLFEALMIYSVSAIDARSPHTAGHSRRVAAYSLALAQAINEAAQGPFAEVNFSEPELEELRFSAWLHDIGKIGVRDCVLDKNQKLALETMNAIRWRFYLAQFQAITPEQQQSLEADYRFLEQLNQLNYLPAEAPERLHGLARQLVRLPSGTTQPLLTEAELSDLLILRGNLTPQEYAEIQSHVLHTINILQKIPFSKHLAQVPRYAAAHHERLDGSGYPFHLTAPDLPLQARILAVTDIFDALTATDRPYRAACTADQACEILRAEAHKGALDKDLVELFISRKIYQQILDKDD encoded by the coding sequence ATGACGGTCCGCAGCGGAAAAGACTGTCTGGATTCAGGTATCCATATTCAGAATTTAATTGATATCGGGATCGCCCTCAGCAGTGAAACCGATCTTACCAGGTTATTAGAAAAGATTGTCTCCGAACTGCGCCGCTGGACCCAGGCCGATGGAGGCAGTCTCTACTTGCGGGAGGAAGATGCGCTCCATTTCGCAGTCGCCCAGAATGATACTCTGGCTCGCCTTCGGGGTTGCGATTGCCAGCTTTTTAAGCCCTACCGAATCCCTATCAATGAGGGGAGCATTGCCGGTTATGCCGCTCTTACCGGCACTATTCTTAATATTCCCGATGTCCGTCAACTTCCACCGGAGTTCCCTTATCACTTTAATGCCTCCTATGACATCCGTTTTGAATATCAGACCTGCTCTCTTCTGGTCGTGCCCCTTAAGGATCATTTGGGGGAGGTATTGGGGGTGCTGGAACTGATCAATGCCTTGAATGATCAGGGGGAGGTGATCCCCTTTGATCCCCGCTACGATGATATTGTCCGCTCACTGGCTTCACAGGCGGCGGTGGCCATTAATAACGCCCGTCTCATCCAAACTATCAAGGGTCTGTTTGAAGCATTGATGATCTATTCGGTTTCGGCCATCGATGCTCGCAGCCCCCATACTGCTGGACATTCCCGCCGGGTGGCGGCCTATTCCCTGGCGCTGGCCCAGGCCATCAACGAGGCTGCGCAGGGCCCCTTTGCCGAGGTGAATTTCAGCGAGCCGGAGTTGGAGGAGTTACGCTTCAGTGCCTGGCTGCATGATATCGGAAAAATCGGAGTTCGGGATTGTGTCCTGGACAAAAACCAGAAGCTGGCCCTCGAGACTATGAATGCAATCCGCTGGCGGTTTTACCTGGCTCAGTTCCAGGCCATTACCCCTGAGCAGCAACAATCCCTCGAAGCTGATTATCGTTTCCTCGAGCAGCTGAATCAATTAAACTACCTGCCCGCCGAGGCCCCGGAGCGATTACATGGCCTGGCTCGGCAGCTAGTCCGTCTGCCTTCGGGAACGACTCAACCTTTGCTTACGGAAGCGGAACTCTCCGACCTGCTGATTTTACGGGGTAACCTGACGCCCCAGGAATATGCCGAGATCCAGAGCCATGTTCTCCACACTATTAATATTTTACAGAAAATTCCTTTTAGTAAACATCTGGCCCAAGTGCCCCGCTATGCTGCCGCCCATCACGAGCGATTGGATGGCTCCGGGTATCCCTTTCACCTGACTGCTCCAGATCTTCCTTTACAGGCCCGGATTTTGGCGGTAACGGATATTTTTGATGCCTTGACTGCTACTGATCGACCTTATCGGGCTGCCTGTACGGCGGATCAGGCCTGTGAGATTTTGAGGGCCGAAGCCCACAAAGGAGCCCTGGACAAAGATTTGGTCGAACTTTTTATCTCCAGGAAAATCTACCAACAAATTCTGGATAAGGATGACTGA
- a CDS encoding tRNA 4-thiouridine(8) synthase ThiI, producing MICLEIGSGELPLLMKHITALGLFSGGLDSMLAVSLLRHQGIAVTGLVWTTPFFGAERALESAAQLDLPLKVEDLTEKFLPLLRQPPHGFGRELNPCIDCHILMLREGGKIMTAAGYDFLFTGEVLGQRPFSQHKGALNLVARESGYADVLLRPLCARLLKPTRPELEGLVDRNQLLNLSGRGRKRQMALAAQYGITNYPSPAGGCLLTNAGFAARLRDLLQHQPQISRRDLELLKWGRHFRLSPSTKLVVGRHQRDNEAIAALSQATDLCLRVSNFPGPLALIPNANSEASVLKAAAICTSYSDAPEEKPIPVIVEGPNGREVVMTRRQPKQVFHELLIH from the coding sequence ATGATATGTCTGGAGATCGGATCTGGAGAGTTACCCCTATTGATGAAGCATATTACCGCACTCGGACTGTTTTCCGGCGGTCTGGACAGCATGTTGGCAGTGTCTCTGCTGCGGCACCAGGGGATCGCGGTTACCGGACTGGTCTGGACCACCCCCTTTTTCGGGGCTGAGCGGGCCTTGGAGTCGGCAGCCCAGCTAGACCTGCCGCTTAAAGTCGAGGACCTGACCGAAAAGTTTCTCCCCTTGCTGCGCCAGCCGCCCCATGGCTTTGGCCGGGAGCTCAATCCCTGCATCGACTGTCATATCCTGATGCTGCGCGAAGGCGGGAAGATTATGACCGCGGCCGGATATGATTTTTTATTTACTGGCGAGGTCCTGGGGCAGCGGCCTTTCAGCCAGCATAAGGGGGCGCTCAATCTCGTTGCCCGGGAGTCCGGCTACGCGGATGTGCTGCTGCGGCCGTTATGTGCCCGGCTGTTGAAACCGACTCGGCCCGAATTAGAGGGTCTGGTGGACCGGAACCAGCTTTTGAATCTCAGCGGCCGTGGCCGCAAACGGCAGATGGCCCTGGCCGCCCAATATGGCATCACCAACTATCCCTCTCCGGCCGGGGGGTGTTTGTTGACTAACGCCGGTTTTGCAGCCCGGCTCCGGGACCTGCTTCAGCACCAGCCACAGATCAGCCGTCGCGATCTGGAGCTTCTCAAGTGGGGACGGCATTTCCGCTTAAGTCCCTCGACCAAGCTAGTCGTAGGCCGCCATCAACGCGATAATGAGGCTATCGCCGCCCTTAGCCAGGCCACTGACCTCTGTCTCCGGGTCAGCAATTTCCCTGGCCCTTTAGCCTTAATTCCTAATGCTAATTCTGAGGCCTCGGTGCTAAAGGCTGCGGCCATCTGCACCAGCTACAGCGATGCCCCGGAGGAAAAGCCAATTCCGGTGATTGTGGAGGGGCCGAATGGCCGGGAGGTGGTTATGACCCGGCGCCAGCCTAAGCAGGTTTTCCACGAACTGTTGATTCACTGA